From the genome of Duffyella gerundensis, one region includes:
- a CDS encoding alpha/beta hydrolase, whose protein sequence is MITRRQFILGTGAAMLSMTTGKLFARNNIIPLWPDDPPGGGGPSGALHVSANGSWSNIVSPTIQRFQPENPNGEAVLIAAGGGYRWIGMGGEAWPVAHWLNARGYTAYVLSYRLPHEKWRAGNMAPLQDAQRAIRLVRSMERRVHALGFSAGGHLLGMAAARPDFVTYAPQDDLDMVVPRVDTVGLIYPVITLEPPYTHTNTHLMMVGRDIAPGEEAKWSVQNYVTKQFPPTFLAQAEDDHTSNPYNTLLMRDTCRRAGVPVELVQISRGGHGFGLGRAGTPAAIWDEVYASWLSAHG, encoded by the coding sequence ATGATTACGCGCCGTCAATTTATTTTGGGCACCGGAGCCGCCATGCTCTCGATGACCACGGGCAAGCTGTTTGCCCGCAATAATATTATCCCCCTCTGGCCGGACGATCCGCCCGGCGGCGGTGGCCCGTCGGGTGCGCTCCACGTTTCTGCGAACGGCTCCTGGTCGAACATCGTCAGCCCAACGATTCAGCGCTTTCAGCCGGAGAACCCCAACGGCGAAGCGGTATTGATCGCTGCTGGCGGCGGTTATCGCTGGATTGGCATGGGCGGCGAAGCCTGGCCGGTGGCGCACTGGCTAAACGCACGCGGCTATACCGCCTATGTGCTGAGCTATCGTCTGCCACATGAGAAGTGGCGCGCCGGCAACATGGCGCCGCTGCAGGATGCGCAGCGGGCGATACGGCTGGTGCGCTCGATGGAGCGTCGGGTACATGCGCTGGGCTTTTCAGCGGGCGGGCATCTGCTGGGTATGGCGGCCGCGCGGCCCGATTTCGTTACCTACGCGCCGCAGGACGATCTCGACATGGTGGTACCGCGGGTCGACACCGTCGGCCTGATCTATCCGGTGATTACCCTGGAGCCACCTTATACGCACACCAATACGCATCTGATGATGGTCGGCCGCGATATTGCGCCGGGCGAAGAGGCGAAGTGGTCGGTGCAAAACTATGTGACCAAACAGTTTCCGCCAACGTTTCTGGCGCAGGCGGAAGACGATCACACCTCAAATCCGTACAACACGCTGCTGATGCGCGATACCTGCCGTCGCGCGGGCGTGCCGGTGGAGCTGGTGCAGATTTCGCGTGGCGGTCACGGCTTCGGTCTGGGCCGCGCCGGGACGCCCGCCGCCATCTGGGATGAAGTGTACGCCAGCTGGCTCAGCGCCCACGGTTGA